A DNA window from Mycolicibacter hiberniae contains the following coding sequences:
- a CDS encoding DUF885 domain-containing protein, giving the protein MEPAVLIREYLLLGLRFDRIEQGYVDAFTGDPALRRVVADEPSPDPAALARQAEKLAVELPGGLDAQRAEYLRAHLRALACAGRKFAGEQVGFVEEVRDYFDVEIAKADTDRYRQAHARLDEALGGTGPLAERMIAYRRAEEIPPERLEAAIHAFSSALRDRVRVSFPLPETETITYEVVTDKPWSGFNYYRGDYHSTVAVNADLKQLMSNLPRLVAHESYPGHHTEHCRKEAGLVAELGQAEQTIFLVNTPQCLMAEGLADLALHAAVGPGWGAWAAEIYADLGLTFDGQRAEAVSEAAAALADVRQDAALMLHDEGRDADEVVAYLRRWLLVPEDRARQALRFLASPLWRAYTSTYVEGYRLLRAWLDAPAQDPGDPAASGGRLTERFRRLLDEPLTPSRLRAELGG; this is encoded by the coding sequence ATGGAGCCCGCCGTCTTGATCCGCGAGTACCTGTTGCTCGGTCTGCGCTTCGACCGCATCGAGCAGGGGTATGTCGACGCCTTCACCGGCGATCCCGCGCTGCGGCGTGTGGTCGCCGACGAGCCGAGCCCGGATCCGGCCGCACTGGCGCGCCAGGCCGAGAAACTGGCCGTGGAGCTGCCGGGCGGACTCGACGCCCAGCGCGCGGAATACCTGCGGGCACACCTGCGGGCGCTGGCCTGCGCGGGGCGCAAGTTCGCCGGCGAGCAGGTCGGCTTCGTCGAAGAGGTGCGCGACTACTTCGATGTCGAGATCGCCAAGGCCGACACCGACCGCTACCGGCAGGCCCACGCCCGGCTCGACGAGGCGCTGGGTGGGACCGGCCCGCTGGCCGAGCGCATGATCGCCTACCGCCGCGCCGAGGAGATTCCGCCGGAGCGCCTCGAAGCGGCCATCCACGCGTTCTCCTCGGCGCTGCGCGACCGGGTGCGGGTGAGCTTCCCGCTGCCCGAGACCGAGACCATCACCTACGAGGTGGTGACCGACAAGCCGTGGTCGGGTTTCAACTACTACCGCGGCGACTACCACTCCACGGTGGCGGTCAACGCCGACCTCAAACAGCTGATGTCGAACCTGCCGCGGCTGGTGGCGCACGAGTCCTACCCGGGACATCACACCGAGCACTGCCGCAAGGAAGCCGGGCTGGTGGCCGAGCTGGGCCAGGCCGAACAGACCATCTTCCTGGTCAACACGCCGCAGTGCCTGATGGCCGAGGGGCTGGCCGACCTGGCGTTGCACGCCGCGGTGGGACCGGGCTGGGGCGCCTGGGCGGCCGAGATCTACGCCGACCTGGGTTTGACATTCGACGGTCAGCGGGCCGAAGCGGTGTCCGAGGCCGCCGCGGCGCTGGCCGACGTGCGGCAGGACGCGGCGCTGATGCTGCACGACGAGGGCCGCGACGCCGACGAGGTGGTGGCCTACCTGCGCCGGTGGCTGCTGGTCCCTGAGGATCGGGCACGCCAGGCGCTGCGGTTCCTGGCCTCGCCGCTGTGGCGCGCCTACACCTCGACCTACGTGGAGGGCTACCGGCTGCTGCGCGCCTGGCTGGACGCTCCGGCGCAAGATCCCGGCGACCCGGCCGCGTCCGGGGGCCGGCTCACCGAACGTTTCCGGCGGCTGCTCGACGAACCGCTGACGCCTTCGCGCCTGCGTGCCGAGCTGGGTGGATAG
- the glyA gene encoding serine hydroxymethyltransferase: MSAPLAELDPDIAELLGKELGRQRDTLEMIASENFVPRAVLQAHGSVLTNKYAEGLPGRRYYGGCEHVDVVENIARDRAKELFGADFANVQPHSGAQANAAVLQALMEPGDRLLGLDLANGGHLTHGMRLNFSGKLYENAFYGVDPVTHRVDMDVVRAQALEFKPKVIIAGWSAYPRILDFAAFRSIADEVGATLWVDMAHFAGLVATGLHPSPVPHAQVVSTTVHKTLGGPRSGLIIGKKEFAKQINSAVFPGQQGGPLMHVIAAKAVALKIAGTPEFAERQQRVLSGAKIIAERLLAADVAQAGVSVVSGGTDVHLVLVDLRDSPLDGQMAEDLLHEVGITVNRNAVPNDPRPPMVTSGLRVGTPALATRGFGDAEFTEVADIIATALAAGSAADVPALRARVTKLAQDFPLYDGLEDWKLA; encoded by the coding sequence ATGTCGGCCCCGCTGGCTGAACTCGACCCCGACATCGCCGAGCTGCTCGGCAAGGAGCTGGGGCGTCAGCGCGACACGCTGGAGATGATCGCGTCGGAGAACTTCGTGCCGCGGGCGGTGCTGCAGGCGCACGGCAGCGTGCTGACCAACAAGTACGCCGAGGGCCTGCCGGGCCGGCGTTACTACGGCGGCTGCGAGCACGTCGACGTGGTGGAGAACATCGCCCGCGACCGCGCCAAGGAACTGTTCGGAGCGGATTTCGCCAACGTCCAGCCGCACTCGGGCGCCCAGGCCAACGCGGCGGTGCTGCAGGCGCTGATGGAGCCCGGTGACCGGCTCTTGGGTCTGGACCTGGCCAACGGGGGACACCTGACACACGGGATGCGGCTGAACTTCTCCGGCAAGCTCTACGAGAACGCCTTCTACGGTGTGGACCCGGTCACCCACCGCGTCGACATGGACGTGGTGCGCGCGCAGGCCCTGGAATTCAAGCCGAAGGTGATCATCGCCGGGTGGTCGGCCTACCCGCGCATCCTGGACTTCGCGGCGTTTCGGTCCATCGCCGACGAGGTCGGCGCGACCCTGTGGGTCGACATGGCGCACTTCGCCGGGCTGGTCGCCACCGGACTGCACCCCTCGCCGGTACCGCACGCTCAGGTGGTGTCGACCACGGTGCACAAGACGCTGGGCGGCCCGCGCTCCGGGCTGATCATCGGCAAGAAGGAGTTCGCCAAGCAGATCAACTCGGCGGTCTTCCCGGGTCAGCAGGGCGGCCCGTTGATGCACGTGATCGCCGCCAAGGCCGTCGCGCTGAAGATCGCCGGCACGCCGGAGTTCGCCGAGCGCCAGCAGCGGGTGCTCTCCGGCGCCAAGATCATCGCCGAGCGGCTGCTGGCCGCCGACGTGGCCCAGGCCGGTGTGTCGGTGGTCAGCGGCGGGACCGACGTGCACCTGGTGCTGGTCGACCTGCGTGACTCGCCGCTGGACGGCCAGATGGCCGAGGACCTGCTGCACGAGGTCGGCATCACCGTCAACCGCAACGCCGTCCCGAACGACCCGCGCCCGCCGATGGTCACCTCCGGGCTTCGGGTCGGCACTCCGGCGCTGGCCACCCGTGGTTTCGGCGACGCCGAGTTCACCGAGGTCGCCGACATCATCGCCACCGCGCTGGCGGCCGGTTCGGCCGCCGACGTGCCGGCGCTGCGGGCCCGGGTCACCAAGCTGGCGCAGGACTTCCCGCTCTACGACGGGCTTGAGGACTGGAAACTGGCCTAG
- a CDS encoding acyl-ACP desaturase — protein MAKRPVANALILELEPVVDANLARHIDTVDPWYAHDYVPFEQGENFAFLGGKDWDPSQVTLPKVITDACEILLIEKDSLAGYHRELVEHFILEDKWGRWIGRWTAEEHLHAIALREYLMVTREIDPDANERVRMEHVQKGYRADRYSQVETLVFMAFYERACAEYCRNLADQIEEPVLKGLIGRIAGDEERHEGFFANLIAHCLDYVHDETLAAIAARAAELKIVGADIDAYADRQPGIAEAGIFGPDQLRRVISDRISAWGLAAHPDLKQFVIG, from the coding sequence ATGGCTAAACGTCCCGTTGCTAATGCACTGATCCTCGAGCTCGAGCCGGTGGTCGACGCGAACCTGGCCCGGCACATCGACACGGTTGACCCGTGGTACGCCCACGACTATGTGCCGTTCGAGCAGGGCGAGAACTTCGCCTTCCTCGGGGGCAAGGACTGGGACCCGTCACAGGTCACGCTGCCCAAGGTGATCACCGACGCCTGCGAGATCCTGCTGATCGAGAAGGACAGCCTGGCCGGCTACCACCGCGAACTGGTCGAGCACTTCATCCTCGAGGACAAGTGGGGCCGCTGGATCGGCCGCTGGACCGCCGAGGAGCACCTGCACGCCATCGCGCTGCGCGAGTACCTGATGGTCACCCGCGAGATCGACCCGGACGCCAACGAGCGCGTGCGCATGGAGCACGTCCAGAAGGGCTACCGCGCCGACCGCTACAGCCAGGTCGAGACGCTGGTGTTCATGGCCTTCTACGAGCGCGCCTGCGCCGAGTACTGCCGTAACCTGGCCGACCAGATCGAGGAGCCCGTGCTCAAGGGTCTGATCGGCCGCATCGCCGGCGACGAGGAACGCCACGAAGGGTTCTTCGCCAACCTGATCGCGCACTGCCTGGACTACGTGCACGACGAGACCCTGGCCGCCATCGCCGCGCGGGCCGCCGAACTCAAGATCGTCGGCGCCGACATCGACGCCTACGCCGACCGGCAGCCCGGAATCGCCGAAGCCGGCATCTTCGGGCCCGACCAGTTGCGCCGGGTGATCTCCGACCGGATCAGCGCCTGGGGCCTGGCCGCGCACCCCGATCTGAAGCAGTTTGTGATCGGCTGA
- a CDS encoding PhoH family protein translates to MPDIRTYVLDTSVLLSDPWACTRFAEHEVVVPLVVISELEAKRHHHELGWFARQALRIFDDMRLQYGRLDQPIPVGTQGGKLHVELNHSDPAVLPTGFRTDSNDSRILTCAANLAAEGRRVTLVSKDIPLRVKAAALGLAADEYHAQDVIVSGWTGMDEVEASVEDIDALFDEGEIDLAAARDLPCHTGIRLLGGTSHALGRVNAAKRVQLVRGDREAFGLRGRSAEQRVALDLLLDESVGIVSLGGKAGTGKSALALCAGLEAVLERRTQRKVVVFRPLYAVGGQELGYLPGSENEKMGPWAQAVFDTLEGLASPAVLEEVQSRGMLEVLPLTHIRGRSLHDSFVIVDEAQSLERNVLLTVLSRLGTGSRVVLTHDVAQRDNLRVGRHDGIAAVIEKLKGHPLFAHITLLRSERSPIAALVTEMLEEINGPDLG, encoded by the coding sequence GTGCCTGATATCCGGACGTACGTGCTCGACACCTCCGTGCTGCTGTCGGACCCCTGGGCCTGCACCCGGTTCGCCGAACACGAAGTTGTCGTCCCACTGGTGGTCATCAGCGAGCTGGAGGCCAAACGCCACCACCACGAGCTGGGCTGGTTCGCCCGCCAGGCGCTGCGCATCTTCGACGACATGCGCCTGCAGTATGGGCGGCTTGATCAGCCCATTCCCGTTGGGACGCAGGGCGGAAAGCTGCACGTCGAGCTCAACCACAGCGACCCCGCGGTGCTGCCCACCGGATTCCGCACCGACAGCAACGACTCGCGCATCCTGACCTGCGCGGCCAACCTGGCCGCCGAGGGCCGCCGGGTGACGTTGGTGAGCAAGGACATTCCGCTGCGCGTCAAGGCCGCCGCGCTCGGCCTGGCCGCTGACGAGTACCACGCGCAGGACGTCATCGTCTCCGGCTGGACCGGAATGGACGAGGTCGAGGCGTCGGTGGAGGACATCGACGCCCTCTTTGACGAGGGCGAGATCGACCTGGCGGCAGCCCGGGATCTGCCGTGCCACACCGGAATCCGGCTGCTCGGTGGGACCTCGCATGCACTGGGCCGGGTCAATGCCGCCAAACGGGTGCAGCTGGTCCGCGGCGACCGGGAGGCGTTCGGACTGCGGGGCCGGTCTGCCGAACAGCGGGTGGCGCTGGACCTGCTGCTCGACGAATCGGTGGGAATCGTCTCGCTGGGCGGCAAGGCCGGCACCGGCAAGTCGGCGCTGGCGCTGTGCGCCGGCCTGGAAGCGGTCCTGGAGCGGCGCACCCAGCGCAAGGTGGTGGTGTTCCGCCCGCTCTACGCCGTCGGCGGCCAGGAACTGGGCTATCTGCCCGGCAGCGAGAACGAGAAGATGGGGCCGTGGGCCCAGGCGGTGTTCGACACCCTGGAAGGTCTGGCCAGCCCCGCGGTGCTCGAGGAGGTGCAGTCGCGCGGCATGCTCGAGGTGTTGCCGCTGACCCATATCCGGGGCCGCTCGCTGCACGACTCGTTCGTGATCGTCGACGAAGCGCAGTCGTTGGAGCGCAATGTGCTGCTGACGGTGCTGTCCCGGCTGGGCACCGGATCGCGGGTGGTGCTCACCCACGATGTCGCGCAGCGCGACAACCTGCGGGTCGGCCGGCATGACGGCATCGCCGCGGTGATCGAGAAGCTCAAGGGGCACCCGCTGTTCGCTCACATCACCCTGCTGCGCAGCGAGCGCTCGCCGATCGCCGCCCTGGTCACCGAGATGCTGGAGGAGATCAACGGGCCCGACCTGGGCTGA
- a CDS encoding PGRS repeat-containing protein produces the protein MSTAPAAADLDDILAPLWDAISTAQVEPDLFAAFGVEPPFASQADDLGWEALYDGLSDYVDSNGWLLDLINAPFVTMFGRTLIGDGIDFYTGTNDSWFGWVPGIGDLGDGGFLFGDGGTGADGTADHLAGYAGGFAGMWGNGGDGGAGFDGGTGGAGGDGGWLAGNGGAGGVGGAGADGGDGGAANWLAGDGGAGGAGGAGFAAGWTGEAGGDGGNGGAGGRAGLFFGSGGAGGNGGAGGAGSAGADGATPGAAGEHGGAGGAGGDGGIGGSGASAGAHGAGGAGGAGGNGGRGAAGAAGADGTASHVDGLAGQAGGAGGNAGAGGAGGASGAGTVAASGLHGAAGVGGDGGAGGAGFHGLNGTAERIDGTNGGAGGAGGAGGAGGAGGAGGVEVGGGRALQGDGGNGGAGGSGGAGYNGRDGAAATTPGAAGGTGENGGAGGHGGDGGQGGAGRVDGVQGVGGAGGDGGSGGRGGAGASGVDGTAGRIDGQLGGSGGAGGNGGVAGNGGSGSLGGSGGTGGSAGSGGAGGAGGNGSGGGNAEAAGSGGDGGVGGQAGGRGAGGVGGANGDGITQAADGSGGAAAASGNGGAGGDGGRGEVSAGAAFGQYGGTGGTGGHGGVANGGAAGSGGAGGAGGAGSAIGLGAVGGGGGTGGAGGTADGTRAGQGGGGGGGGGMASVTGAGAAADTTVTGGRGGDGGAGSADTAGETGRTGGQATAVIDGSSSGVTVTGGSASARADGADAALNVGAGSSVEHSSVTAGTVGAGGSGGSASLAATNGGSIVGSTVTGGNGDDRTGNGGNASISVDGTGSSVVDSVVIGGGGAQGADGGAGGAGGLAEVNAWEGGRVTDSVVIGGSGGVGADGGLGGAGGRASVSAGPGGVAAVEARGGLGGAADGAGSVGGAGGTGVVGSGILGEGGTITGTATGGVGGAADGGGRGGVGGSGGLYAYLGGHAENNDATGGAGGAGLAGGVGGAGGYGDVYSTGDVYDGTVTGGAGGAGISGGIGGAGGYSFLQAGVEPGDTAGVTGTSTGGAGGIGGAGGVGGTGGLAMIFAGTVSQVSGTVIGGAAGNALDGGSGGAGGYAAIATLEDNVVVNGTAIGGDGGAAGAAGIGGAGGAGGDGGISRIDLVTDAGQMITDGTSVGGAGGNGGDGGAGADGGDGGDGGAAFTTGGSDSIGGGGGNGGNGGAVGPNGDGHGGRGGNGGTGYGAVGGNGQHGGNGQADGTPGADGAPGADTP, from the coding sequence GTGTCCACGGCGCCCGCGGCGGCTGACCTCGACGATATTCTGGCGCCGCTCTGGGACGCGATCAGCACCGCGCAGGTAGAGCCGGATCTCTTCGCGGCATTCGGCGTGGAGCCGCCCTTCGCCTCGCAGGCCGATGACCTCGGCTGGGAGGCCCTCTACGACGGCCTGAGCGACTACGTGGACAGCAACGGCTGGTTGCTCGACCTGATCAACGCGCCGTTCGTCACGATGTTCGGGCGGACGTTGATCGGCGACGGGATCGACTTCTACACCGGCACCAATGATTCCTGGTTCGGCTGGGTGCCCGGTATCGGCGATCTCGGTGACGGCGGGTTCTTGTTCGGCGATGGCGGCACCGGCGCCGACGGGACGGCCGATCACCTGGCGGGCTACGCCGGCGGCTTCGCCGGCATGTGGGGCAACGGCGGCGACGGCGGCGCCGGATTCGACGGGGGAACCGGGGGCGCCGGCGGCGACGGCGGCTGGCTGGCCGGTAACGGCGGGGCCGGTGGTGTCGGCGGTGCGGGCGCTGACGGTGGTGACGGCGGTGCCGCCAATTGGCTGGCCGGCGACGGCGGGGCCGGTGGCGCCGGTGGCGCGGGATTCGCCGCCGGCTGGACCGGTGAAGCCGGCGGGGACGGCGGCAACGGCGGCGCCGGTGGCCGCGCCGGTCTTTTCTTCGGCAGTGGTGGCGCCGGCGGGAACGGCGGGGCGGGCGGCGCGGGATCTGCGGGCGCCGACGGCGCGACACCGGGCGCCGCGGGCGAGCACGGCGGTGCCGGTGGCGCCGGCGGCGACGGCGGTATCGGTGGTAGCGGCGCCAGCGCGGGCGCGCACGGTGCGGGCGGTGCCGGTGGTGCCGGCGGCAACGGTGGTCGGGGCGCGGCCGGCGCCGCGGGAGCCGACGGCACGGCCTCGCATGTGGATGGATTGGCCGGGCAGGCCGGTGGGGCCGGGGGCAATGCCGGCGCCGGCGGCGCAGGGGGCGCCTCGGGAGCGGGCACCGTCGCGGCCAGCGGTCTGCACGGCGCCGCGGGCGTCGGTGGTGACGGCGGCGCCGGTGGGGCGGGCTTTCACGGTCTGAACGGCACGGCAGAGCGCATCGACGGCACCAACGGGGGCGCCGGGGGCGCCGGCGGCGCCGGGGGCGCCGGCGGCGCCGGGGGTGCCGGGGGAGTCGAGGTCGGCGGCGGCCGGGCGCTGCAGGGCGACGGCGGCAACGGGGGCGCCGGTGGCTCGGGTGGCGCTGGTTACAACGGTCGGGACGGCGCTGCGGCGACGACACCGGGTGCGGCCGGCGGCACCGGCGAGAACGGCGGCGCGGGCGGTCATGGCGGCGACGGCGGGCAGGGCGGCGCGGGCCGAGTCGACGGAGTTCAGGGTGTCGGCGGCGCTGGTGGCGACGGGGGCTCGGGAGGCCGCGGTGGCGCCGGGGCCAGCGGAGTGGACGGCACCGCCGGGCGTATCGACGGCCAGCTCGGCGGTAGCGGTGGTGCCGGCGGCAACGGCGGGGTCGCGGGTAACGGGGGCAGTGGGTCGCTGGGCGGTTCCGGGGGCACCGGAGGTAGCGCCGGAAGTGGCGGTGCCGGCGGCGCCGGCGGAAACGGTTCCGGTGGCGGCAACGCCGAAGCGGCGGGCAGCGGAGGCGACGGGGGAGTCGGCGGTCAGGCCGGCGGTCGGGGCGCCGGTGGCGTGGGCGGCGCCAACGGCGACGGCATCACCCAGGCGGCCGACGGTTCCGGGGGTGCCGCTGCTGCGTCGGGTAACGGCGGTGCGGGCGGCGACGGCGGGCGCGGTGAGGTGTCGGCCGGCGCAGCGTTCGGTCAATACGGCGGCACCGGGGGCACCGGCGGCCATGGTGGTGTCGCCAACGGCGGGGCGGCCGGAAGCGGTGGCGCCGGCGGTGCCGGTGGTGCCGGGTCTGCGATCGGCCTGGGTGCGGTCGGCGGTGGTGGAGGCACCGGTGGCGCCGGCGGAACCGCGGACGGGACGCGAGCCGGACAGGGCGGTGGCGGTGGCGGCGGTGGGGGCATGGCCTCCGTCACCGGTGCCGGTGCAGCCGCCGACACGACGGTGACCGGCGGCCGCGGCGGCGATGGTGGTGCCGGCAGCGCCGACACCGCGGGCGAGACCGGCCGAACCGGAGGCCAGGCCACTGCCGTGATCGACGGAAGTTCCTCGGGCGTGACGGTCACCGGCGGGAGCGCCTCGGCCCGCGCCGACGGCGCCGACGCGGCACTGAACGTCGGCGCCGGCAGCAGCGTCGAGCACAGCAGCGTCACCGCAGGCACGGTGGGTGCCGGCGGCAGCGGCGGTTCGGCATCCCTGGCGGCCACCAACGGCGGAAGCATCGTGGGCAGCACAGTCACCGGCGGCAACGGTGACGACCGCACCGGCAACGGCGGCAACGCCTCGATCTCCGTCGACGGGACGGGCAGCAGTGTCGTCGACAGCGTGGTGATCGGCGGCGGCGGGGCTCAGGGCGCCGACGGCGGTGCGGGCGGCGCCGGTGGTTTGGCGGAGGTGAACGCCTGGGAAGGCGGCAGGGTCACCGACAGCGTCGTCATCGGCGGTTCCGGTGGAGTGGGTGCCGACGGAGGTCTCGGCGGTGCCGGCGGTCGCGCTTCGGTCAGCGCCGGCCCCGGCGGCGTCGCCGCGGTGGAGGCCCGGGGCGGCCTCGGCGGTGCGGCCGACGGCGCCGGCAGCGTCGGTGGGGCCGGCGGCACGGGGGTGGTCGGCAGCGGAATCCTCGGTGAGGGCGGCACGATCACCGGTACCGCAACCGGCGGTGTCGGCGGAGCGGCGGACGGGGGCGGGCGCGGCGGCGTCGGCGGCAGCGGCGGGCTCTACGCCTACCTGGGCGGCCACGCGGAGAACAACGACGCCACCGGCGGTGCGGGCGGCGCTGGTCTGGCCGGCGGCGTCGGAGGAGCGGGCGGCTACGGCGACGTCTATTCCACCGGCGACGTCTATGACGGCACCGTCACCGGTGGCGCCGGCGGCGCCGGCATCTCCGGTGGTATCGGAGGTGCCGGTGGGTACAGCTTCCTGCAGGCCGGTGTCGAGCCCGGTGACACCGCCGGCGTCACCGGTACCAGCACCGGCGGAGCCGGGGGCATCGGTGGCGCCGGCGGAGTAGGCGGGACCGGCGGGTTAGCCATGATCTTCGCCGGCACCGTCTCCCAGGTGAGCGGCACCGTCATCGGTGGAGCGGCCGGAAACGCCCTCGACGGCGGGTCCGGCGGGGCCGGCGGCTACGCAGCCATCGCGACCTTGGAGGACAACGTCGTCGTCAACGGGACGGCGATCGGGGGCGACGGCGGAGCGGCCGGCGCAGCGGGAATCGGCGGCGCGGGTGGCGCTGGTGGTGACGGCGGCATCAGCAGGATCGATCTGGTCACCGACGCCGGCCAGATGATCACCGACGGCACGTCGGTCGGCGGCGCCGGAGGAAACGGCGGAGACGGCGGTGCGGGTGCCGACGGCGGTGACGGCGGTGACGGCGGCGCGGCCTTCACCACCGGTGGCAGCGACAGCATCGGCGGAGGCGGAGGAAACGGCGGAAACGGCGGTGCCGTAGGGCCCAACGGCGACGGCCACGGTGGCCGGGGCGGAAACGGCGGCACCGGCTACGGCGCCGTCGGCGGCAACGGCCAACACGGCGGCAACGGCCAGGCCGACGGCACCCCCGGTGCCGACGGTGCCCCCGGAGCCGACACCCCGTAG
- a CDS encoding polysaccharide deacetylase family protein: MVKPWRVGVVATVVAVLAACTSQVHEATADPVDCAVVKCVALTFDDGPSPYTDRLLRVLNDAGARSTFFLIGNKVAANPLAAKRIAEAGMEIGSHTWEHPNMTTIPAANVPAQFAKANDAIRSATGHTPTLWRPPGGLTDDAVNAQAAQFGLAGILWDVVPFDWINDADTAATRYMLMTQIRPGSVVLFHDTYSSTVDLVYQFLPVFKANGYHLVTVSELLGPRAPGSVYGGRENGPPANELHDIPTADIPALPATPSPPPMPNFPITDIAGANSGGPNNGA; the protein is encoded by the coding sequence GTGGTGAAACCCTGGCGCGTCGGTGTTGTCGCGACGGTTGTTGCGGTGCTCGCCGCCTGTACCAGTCAGGTGCACGAGGCCACGGCGGACCCGGTGGACTGTGCGGTGGTCAAGTGTGTGGCCCTGACATTCGATGACGGGCCCTCGCCTTACACCGATCGGCTGCTGCGGGTGTTGAACGATGCCGGGGCACGCTCCACGTTCTTCCTGATCGGCAACAAGGTGGCAGCAAACCCCCTGGCTGCCAAGCGGATCGCCGAAGCCGGTATGGAGATCGGCAGTCACACCTGGGAACACCCGAACATGACCACGATTCCCGCAGCGAACGTGCCGGCTCAGTTCGCCAAGGCCAACGACGCCATCCGGTCGGCCACCGGGCACACGCCGACCTTGTGGCGGCCGCCCGGGGGGCTCACCGATGATGCGGTCAATGCGCAGGCCGCCCAGTTCGGCCTGGCGGGGATTCTGTGGGATGTCGTTCCCTTCGACTGGATCAACGACGCCGACACCGCCGCCACCCGCTACATGTTGATGACGCAGATCCGGCCCGGTTCGGTGGTGCTGTTCCACGACACCTACTCCTCGACCGTCGACCTGGTGTATCAGTTCCTGCCTGTGTTCAAAGCCAACGGCTACCACCTGGTCACGGTCAGCGAGCTCCTCGGGCCGCGCGCACCGGGAAGCGTGTACGGCGGACGCGAGAACGGTCCGCCGGCCAACGAGCTGCACGACATTCCCACGGCGGATATCCCGGCGCTGCCGGCCACACCTTCGCCGCCGCCGATGCCGAACTTCCCGATCACCGATATCGCCGGGGCCAATTCGGGGGGACCCAACAACGGCGCCTGA
- a CDS encoding HNH endonuclease signature motif containing protein: MARLSERFRRRYPPQTPESAALVERICATARAENRAAAAHLAAIGELFALRLSRCGETAQWAVDTEAAVAAEVAAGLRISQGLAASRLRYARAMREQLPKVAQVFKAGDIDIRMFQTIVYRTGLITDADVLAAVDGQLAAQVARWPSLTLSRLAGRIDKIVAKADKDAVRRRRERQAEREIVIEDFAEGGMSEIRGSLFTPDARAVDKALDALAATVCEHDPRDLGQRRADAMGALAARADRLGCRCGRPDCSAGGRPGASPVVIHVIAGQATVDGVGEEPGSLVEADGLLPPELIAELAKSARSVPLVHPADAPAEPGYVPSKALADFVRCRDLTCRWPGCDRPAADCDIDHTIAFGDGGATHASNLKCYCRTHHLVKTFWGWRDQQLPDGTVILTSPSGQTYVTTPGSALVFPQLCAPTGDLPAPQRESVAACGDRTAMMPRRRRTRAQHRAARIATERNQNRQARQARRAAFNVVWFPQVASGIDLDDPPPF; the protein is encoded by the coding sequence ATGGCGCGGCTCAGTGAGCGGTTCCGGCGGCGCTATCCGCCCCAGACGCCGGAGTCGGCTGCCCTGGTGGAGCGGATCTGTGCCACGGCGCGGGCGGAGAATCGGGCCGCCGCGGCGCACCTGGCCGCAATCGGCGAGTTGTTCGCGCTGCGGCTGAGCCGGTGCGGTGAGACCGCGCAGTGGGCCGTGGACACCGAGGCGGCGGTGGCCGCCGAGGTTGCCGCGGGTTTGCGGATCAGCCAGGGGCTGGCGGCGAGCCGTCTGCGGTACGCGCGGGCGATGCGCGAACAGTTGCCCAAGGTGGCGCAGGTGTTCAAGGCCGGCGATATCGACATCCGAATGTTTCAGACGATCGTGTACCGCACCGGTCTGATCACCGACGCGGACGTGCTGGCGGCGGTGGATGGCCAGTTGGCGGCGCAGGTGGCCCGCTGGCCGTCGTTGACCCTGAGCCGGTTGGCGGGGCGCATCGACAAGATCGTCGCCAAGGCCGACAAGGATGCGGTGCGGCGCCGCCGAGAGCGGCAGGCCGAACGTGAGATCGTCATCGAAGACTTTGCCGAGGGCGGCATGTCGGAGATCCGCGGCAGCCTGTTCACTCCCGATGCCCGCGCTGTGGACAAGGCGCTGGATGCGTTGGCCGCCACGGTGTGCGAGCACGATCCTCGCGACCTTGGCCAGCGGCGTGCCGACGCGATGGGCGCGCTGGCGGCGCGGGCGGACCGGCTGGGCTGTCGCTGCGGTCGCCCGGACTGTTCGGCGGGAGGGCGTCCGGGAGCGTCGCCGGTCGTCATTCACGTGATCGCCGGGCAGGCCACCGTCGACGGTGTGGGTGAGGAGCCGGGATCACTGGTGGAGGCCGATGGCCTGCTTCCGCCGGAGCTGATCGCAGAGCTGGCCAAGTCGGCTCGGTCAGTGCCGCTGGTGCACCCTGCCGATGCCCCGGCCGAGCCTGGGTATGTGCCCTCGAAAGCATTGGCGGATTTTGTGCGTTGCCGGGACCTGACGTGTCGTTGGCCGGGGTGCGACCGGCCGGCGGCCGACTGCGACATCGACCACACGATCGCATTCGGCGACGGCGGAGCGACCCATGCGTCGAATCTGAAGTGTTATTGCCGCACACATCATTTGGTGAAAACCTTCTGGGGGTGGCGGGACCAGCAGCTGCCGGACGGAACGGTGATCCTGACCTCGCCGTCGGGGCAGACCTACGTGACCACCCCGGGCAGCGCCCTGGTGTTCCCGCAGCTGTGCGCGCCGACGGGGGATCTGCCGGCGCCGCAGCGGGAATCGGTTGCTGCGTGCGGTGACCGCACCGCGATGATGCCGCGGCGCCGGCGCACCCGCGCCCAACACCGCGCGGCCCGCATCGCGACCGAACGCAACCAAAACCGCCAAGCCCGCCAAGCCCGGCGTGCCGCATTCAATGTCGTCTGGTTCCCGCAGGTAGCCTCCGGCATCGACCTCGACGACCCACCGCCCTTCTAG